A part of Tessaracoccus timonensis genomic DNA contains:
- a CDS encoding ATP-binding protein, producing the protein MYLQRQADVDLQMALRRAGAVVVEGPKACGKTATATQVAASTVAIDTDPNVAQLMATVPHVLLEGATPRLFDEWHLQPQLWNLIRRRVDEVQGKGLFILTGSAAPSADLARHSGAGRFARVRMRTMSLHESGHSGGCVSVASLMRGEEVEAAESPLPFEELIQRLATGGWPGFLKNTVDDRLLNVRDYLKSLIDVDVHSVSDVTHDPVRIRRLFLALARGVATEMNLSTLSKDADLSRDATRGYLGVLTQLFALEDQPAWSSHLRSKATLRKEPKRHLADPSLAVAALESSPDALMRDLAYAGQLFESQVVHDLRVYSGQEVYHARDSSGSEVDALVETGDGTVMIVEAKLGWNHDIVDGALASLDRFANKIDRNRHPLIRRVVITGGGYSYQRPDGAYVVPLATLAP; encoded by the coding sequence GTGTACCTACAACGACAAGCGGATGTCGATCTTCAAATGGCCCTGCGTCGCGCAGGCGCTGTGGTGGTTGAGGGTCCGAAGGCATGCGGAAAGACAGCGACCGCCACGCAAGTTGCCGCCAGCACCGTTGCGATAGATACCGACCCCAATGTCGCGCAGCTCATGGCCACTGTGCCGCACGTACTACTGGAGGGCGCCACGCCTCGCCTTTTTGATGAATGGCATCTGCAACCACAGTTGTGGAACCTCATCAGGAGGCGTGTCGATGAGGTGCAGGGCAAGGGGCTATTCATTCTGACCGGATCGGCGGCCCCCAGCGCTGATCTGGCACGTCACAGCGGAGCTGGCCGGTTTGCGCGAGTGCGTATGCGCACGATGAGTCTGCACGAGAGCGGACATTCAGGTGGGTGCGTCAGCGTTGCCAGCCTCATGCGGGGGGAGGAAGTTGAGGCTGCTGAATCACCGCTGCCGTTTGAGGAGCTTATCCAACGATTGGCTACGGGTGGGTGGCCAGGATTCCTCAAGAACACTGTGGACGACAGGCTGCTGAATGTGCGTGACTATCTCAAATCGCTCATAGATGTCGACGTACACAGCGTCAGCGATGTAACGCACGACCCCGTGCGAATTCGTAGGCTTTTTCTGGCCCTCGCTCGTGGCGTCGCCACGGAGATGAATTTGTCGACATTGAGCAAGGACGCTGACCTGTCTCGTGACGCGACACGTGGATACCTCGGAGTGCTCACCCAACTGTTTGCGCTCGAGGATCAACCGGCATGGTCTAGCCATTTGAGGTCAAAAGCTACGCTCCGGAAGGAGCCCAAACGCCACTTAGCAGATCCTTCGTTGGCTGTGGCTGCCCTTGAGAGTAGCCCCGATGCGCTCATGCGTGACTTGGCATATGCGGGCCAGTTATTTGAATCTCAAGTGGTGCATGACCTTCGTGTGTATTCGGGCCAAGAGGTGTATCACGCACGCGACTCGTCGGGCTCGGAGGTGGACGCCCTCGTGGAGACCGGAGACGGGACGGTGATGATCGTGGAAGCCAAGCTGGGTTGGAATCATGACATTGTCGACGGAGCCTTGGCATCACTGGACCGGTTCGCCAACAAGATAGATCGAAATCGCCACCCACTCATTCGTCGCGTCGTCATCACCGGAGGCGGGTACAGCTACCAGCGTCCCGATGGTGCCTACGTCGTGCCACTTGCCACTCTGGCTCCTTAG
- a CDS encoding ABC transporter ATP-binding protein, with protein sequence MIEFRHLIKHYGDVTAVDDISFAVQPGTVCGFLGPNGAGKSTSMRCLVGLATPTRGQALVLGQPYRELVNPAAQVGIMLDASALHPGRTGREVLVEGAMLLGLPHSRVDEILALVGLTPKEAKRKVKTYSLGMRQRLGIGHALLGAPSVLVLDEPANGLDPAGIRWMRNLLRDFARHGGTVLLSSHLLHEVQQIADQLVMIGHGRVVHDGPIAELLASSEDLEDMFLTLTADTSREGALR encoded by the coding sequence ATGATCGAATTCAGGCACCTCATCAAACACTACGGCGACGTCACCGCCGTCGACGACATCTCTTTCGCCGTGCAACCTGGCACGGTCTGCGGTTTCCTCGGCCCCAACGGTGCCGGCAAGTCAACCTCGATGCGTTGCCTTGTCGGTCTCGCTACCCCCACGAGGGGTCAGGCGCTGGTCCTCGGGCAGCCCTACCGGGAGCTGGTCAACCCTGCCGCGCAAGTAGGAATCATGCTCGACGCATCGGCGCTGCATCCCGGACGCACCGGGCGCGAGGTGCTCGTCGAGGGGGCAATGCTCTTAGGGCTCCCCCATTCCAGGGTCGACGAGATCCTCGCGCTCGTCGGGCTGACACCCAAGGAAGCAAAGCGGAAGGTGAAGACGTACTCGCTCGGTATGCGGCAACGCCTCGGGATCGGGCACGCGCTGCTCGGGGCTCCGTCGGTGCTGGTGCTCGACGAGCCAGCGAATGGCCTGGACCCTGCTGGTATCCGCTGGATGCGCAACCTGCTGCGAGACTTCGCGCGGCATGGCGGCACCGTGCTGCTGTCTTCCCATCTGCTTCACGAAGTCCAGCAGATTGCCGATCAGCTGGTGATGATCGGCCACGGCCGCGTTGTCCACGACGGCCCCATCGCCGAGCTGCTCGCCTCCAGCGAAGACCTTGAAGACATGTTTCTCACCCTGACCGCCGACACCTCTCGCGAAGGAGCACTTCGATGA
- a CDS encoding sensor histidine kinase has product MDEYRPGKWGKVWRYTIASLCALLFFTVPTGESMPLAVTVHVAALGMALYVIRFRFARPVVVAVGLVLACLAVPPVLPFTAWAYLSLCTRRRWWATVLVGVLQIVVMARAAITTNAVSVDAAPLASGVSEVVLRGLFAVTLSTLFTVALAAIGSYLGSRRAEAAAMQARLDMAEREALLVERESRAEERNRIAREMHDVVAHKISLISMHAGALAYRDDLSPDEIKRAAHTIQESSHQALSELRVILGQLRQKEGDDVLPPQPSLAVVGELIDAQRAAGRSITYTNSLEGEPSTTVSRQGYRIVQEALTNAAKHAPGTPVTVDLTGSADAGVSIRVVNPLSLAAPRADGARVGLIGLDERVGTVGGRFHAGVDGAGQFVVEVWMPW; this is encoded by the coding sequence ATGGATGAGTACAGGCCTGGCAAGTGGGGCAAGGTCTGGCGCTACACAATCGCATCGCTGTGCGCCTTGTTGTTCTTCACCGTTCCGACGGGCGAGAGCATGCCGCTGGCCGTCACCGTGCACGTGGCCGCACTGGGAATGGCGCTGTACGTGATCCGCTTTCGGTTCGCTCGCCCGGTGGTGGTCGCCGTCGGGCTCGTGCTCGCGTGCCTTGCCGTTCCCCCAGTGCTCCCCTTTACAGCGTGGGCCTACCTCAGCTTGTGTACCCGCCGGCGCTGGTGGGCGACGGTGCTCGTCGGTGTGTTGCAGATCGTGGTGATGGCGAGGGCAGCCATCACCACCAACGCCGTCAGCGTCGACGCAGCGCCCCTAGCGTCAGGCGTGAGCGAGGTGGTGTTGCGAGGCCTGTTCGCCGTCACACTCTCGACGCTCTTCACCGTCGCGCTCGCAGCCATCGGCTCCTATCTCGGCTCCCGTCGCGCCGAAGCGGCCGCCATGCAAGCACGGCTCGACATGGCCGAACGCGAAGCGCTGCTGGTGGAACGTGAATCGCGGGCCGAAGAACGCAACCGCATCGCGCGCGAGATGCACGACGTCGTCGCCCACAAGATCTCGCTCATCTCCATGCACGCCGGTGCACTCGCCTACCGCGACGATCTCTCGCCCGACGAGATCAAACGAGCAGCGCACACCATCCAAGAGAGCTCCCACCAGGCGCTCAGCGAACTGCGGGTGATCCTCGGCCAGCTACGCCAGAAAGAGGGCGACGACGTGCTCCCGCCCCAGCCGTCGCTCGCCGTCGTCGGGGAGCTTATCGACGCACAGCGCGCCGCAGGGCGCAGCATCACCTACACGAATAGCTTGGAGGGAGAACCGTCCACGACGGTCAGCCGACAGGGATATCGGATTGTGCAGGAAGCCCTCACCAACGCAGCGAAGCACGCGCCCGGCACGCCGGTGACGGTCGATCTGACCGGGAGCGCAGACGCGGGGGTCAGCATCCGCGTCGTGAACCCGCTCAGCCTGGCCGCGCCTCGAGCCGACGGGGCACGCGTCGGCCTCATTGGTCTCGACGAGCGCGTCGGCACCGTCGGCGGCCGCTTCCACGCTGGCGTAGATGGTGCGGGACAATTCGTCGTGGAGGTGTGGATGCCATGGTGA
- a CDS encoding response regulator transcription factor — protein MVTTKLAVVDDDALVRAGLRMMLGGGSSPFEIVGEASDGNGAVALVEEQQPDIVLMDIRMPGLDGIEATRRVLALPSPPKVVMLTTFNSDDLVLEALRAGAHGFLLKDTPPPQMVELLQHVAAGERALSPQVLGAVITAATSNPGDQRERDARTALEALSKRELEVAIEVGRGLSNAEIAAKLYQSMATVKAAITRVLAKLNCTNRTQVAIIVHDARLLD, from the coding sequence ATGGTGACAACGAAACTGGCGGTGGTGGACGACGACGCCCTGGTGCGGGCTGGGCTACGGATGATGCTCGGGGGCGGCTCGTCGCCGTTCGAGATCGTCGGGGAAGCCTCCGACGGCAACGGCGCCGTGGCGCTCGTGGAGGAGCAACAGCCCGACATCGTGCTCATGGACATCCGCATGCCCGGCCTCGACGGGATCGAAGCCACCAGGCGGGTGCTGGCGCTGCCGAGCCCGCCCAAGGTGGTCATGCTCACCACGTTCAACTCCGACGACCTCGTACTGGAAGCGCTGCGTGCCGGGGCTCATGGGTTCCTGTTGAAAGACACCCCGCCGCCGCAGATGGTAGAGCTGCTGCAGCATGTTGCGGCAGGGGAGCGGGCGCTGTCACCGCAGGTGCTGGGAGCAGTGATTACCGCGGCGACGTCGAATCCCGGCGACCAGCGTGAGCGCGACGCCCGCACTGCGCTCGAGGCCTTGTCGAAGCGGGAGCTCGAAGTGGCCATTGAGGTGGGCCGTGGCCTGTCGAATGCCGAGATCGCGGCCAAGCTGTACCAGTCGATGGCGACCGTGAAAGCGGCCATCACGCGTGTACTCGCGAAGCTCAATTGCACGAATCGAACCCAAGTGGCGATCATCGTCCACGACGCACGGTTGCTCGACTGA
- a CDS encoding ABC transporter substrate-binding protein has translation MALHTKGILKGIAAAAASLALLAGCAPGQSDDQEAATEDKDKNLSYVYFTDGPDEQATRDLIKKFEEKSGAKVDLQIVPFSDLEQTLQQRIAGDNAPDVARIDKLASFTDDLLDLNQYQKEAFDGTFNPGMDLAAMNGDARIAAPNDLTLNGPIVNVDLFKKAGVEVPTVDKPWKSWDEMMEAAKKVQQAAGTENAVAVDVSGNRFSTVFSQFGTSAIDKDGKNGWDEAKLTKALTKLNEWHQDGTMPKDLFLQAGSKYKAANEIFLAGQVPVYLSGNWQVAAFSSDAEFEWAVVPNPCEERCGGFPGGKFLVSFKGAKNPNLAAEFIAFMSEADQQKYMAEKANFMPTRQDLLEGDVTYAQRQEDMEVFQQGVTETPEDAFSSAFSPAFPNTTKVIIDEMAKMIDGQASPEDTAKAIIKGTDESIENVS, from the coding sequence GTGGCTCTCCACACCAAAGGTATTTTGAAAGGCATCGCTGCAGCTGCAGCCAGCCTCGCTCTGCTCGCCGGTTGCGCACCGGGCCAGTCCGACGATCAAGAGGCGGCGACAGAAGACAAGGACAAGAATCTCTCCTACGTCTACTTCACCGACGGTCCTGACGAGCAGGCCACCCGGGATCTCATCAAGAAGTTTGAAGAGAAGTCCGGAGCCAAGGTCGATCTCCAGATCGTCCCATTCTCGGATTTGGAGCAGACCCTCCAGCAGCGCATCGCGGGCGACAACGCCCCCGATGTCGCCCGAATCGACAAACTGGCATCCTTCACCGACGATCTGTTGGATCTGAACCAGTACCAGAAGGAAGCCTTCGACGGCACCTTCAACCCCGGTATGGACCTGGCGGCGATGAACGGTGACGCGCGCATCGCAGCTCCGAACGACCTGACGCTCAACGGGCCCATCGTGAACGTCGACCTGTTCAAGAAGGCCGGCGTCGAAGTTCCCACCGTAGACAAGCCGTGGAAGTCTTGGGACGAGATGATGGAGGCGGCAAAGAAGGTGCAGCAGGCTGCCGGCACAGAGAATGCCGTCGCAGTCGACGTCTCCGGTAACCGTTTCTCGACGGTGTTCTCACAGTTCGGCACCTCGGCGATTGATAAGGACGGCAAGAACGGGTGGGACGAGGCCAAGCTCACCAAGGCTCTCACCAAGCTGAACGAATGGCATCAGGACGGCACGATGCCGAAGGACCTCTTCTTGCAGGCCGGCTCCAAGTACAAGGCTGCAAACGAGATCTTCCTCGCCGGGCAGGTGCCCGTGTACTTGTCGGGTAACTGGCAGGTTGCGGCGTTCTCGTCGGATGCAGAATTCGAGTGGGCCGTCGTGCCGAACCCCTGTGAAGAGCGTTGCGGCGGCTTCCCCGGCGGTAAGTTCCTCGTCTCCTTCAAGGGAGCCAAGAACCCCAACCTGGCAGCGGAATTCATCGCGTTCATGAGCGAAGCCGACCAGCAAAAGTACATGGCTGAGAAGGCGAACTTCATGCCTACCCGTCAGGATCTCCTCGAAGGCGACGTGACCTACGCTCAGCGTCAGGAAGACATGGAGGTGTTCCAGCAGGGCGTCACCGAGACCCCCGAGGACGCGTTCTCCTCCGCATTCTCGCCCGCCTTCCCGAACACGACGAAGGTGATCATCGACGAGATGGCCAAGATGATCGACGGTCAGGCCAGCCCTGAGGACACGGCGAAGGCCATCATCAAGGGCACCGACGAGAGCATCGAGAATGTCTCCTAG
- a CDS encoding carbohydrate ABC transporter permease has protein sequence MSPSSNAEAPGRRPRRRHKLTSKAVAPYLFILPNMVVFGLFTIIPTFNLFNMALYDSKNGRKFTWVGTKNFERIVSNEEFAQVALNTLIYTVAFVALTIVLATIGAIMLNDSFKGRGFFRAVAFLPSLLSAVVIGLLWGWIFDGSNGLVNVALGAFDIPAVGWLVNGRLAMGVIIFVGLWFHTGFYTLIMLSGLQGIDGNVYEAARVDGATGLQTFFQITWPLLRPTTFVVLILSTISGFQSFDFIWTLTGGGPVGSTTLMVQYIFDKAFSTPASYGMASAGAVVLFVAVFLVTVVNYLNGRRKDAA, from the coding sequence ATGTCTCCTAGCAGCAATGCGGAGGCGCCGGGGCGGCGTCCTCGACGTCGGCACAAGCTGACGTCGAAGGCCGTCGCCCCGTACCTCTTCATCCTCCCGAACATGGTCGTGTTCGGCCTCTTCACGATCATCCCCACGTTCAACCTGTTCAACATGGCGCTCTACGACTCCAAGAACGGGCGCAAGTTCACGTGGGTCGGGACAAAGAACTTCGAGCGGATCGTCAGCAACGAAGAGTTCGCCCAAGTGGCGCTCAACACACTCATCTACACCGTGGCATTCGTCGCGCTGACGATCGTGCTCGCCACGATCGGCGCGATCATGCTCAACGATTCGTTCAAAGGCAGAGGCTTCTTCCGGGCTGTCGCGTTCTTGCCGAGCCTGCTGTCTGCCGTGGTGATCGGCCTGCTCTGGGGCTGGATCTTCGACGGAAGCAACGGCTTGGTCAACGTTGCGCTCGGGGCCTTCGACATCCCTGCGGTCGGGTGGCTCGTCAATGGCAGACTCGCGATGGGCGTGATCATCTTCGTCGGACTGTGGTTCCACACCGGCTTTTACACACTCATCATGCTGTCGGGGCTGCAGGGAATCGACGGCAACGTCTACGAGGCCGCCAGGGTGGACGGAGCAACCGGCCTTCAGACGTTCTTCCAGATCACCTGGCCGCTGCTCAGGCCGACGACATTCGTCGTGCTCATCTTGTCCACCATCTCGGGCTTCCAGTCATTCGACTTCATCTGGACACTCACCGGTGGTGGCCCCGTCGGGTCGACGACGCTCATGGTCCAATACATCTTCGATAAAGCATTCAGCACGCCAGCGAGCTACGGCATGGCATCTGCCGGCGCTGTGGTGTTGTTCGTCGCGGTCTTCTTGGTGACCGTCGTGAACTACCTCAATGGACGCAGGAAGGACGCCGCCTGA
- a CDS encoding carbohydrate ABC transporter permease — translation MSLVVLIPLAWTFISSFKTPSELAARPPKLFPSSWNFDNYTNALAQFDFGTYIANSVFVTLTATILTVVINVMCAYGLAKYNFRGRNLLFLVVLATIMVPLQVIFIPVYQMAASLGLVNSLWGMIIPPAATPTGVFLIRQYMLSIPDELIEAARVDGSGEFNTFLRVVVPLCGPPIAVVTIFSIMWRWNDFLWPKIIAQDSNLYTLPVALAQFNSQLTVPFNYLLAMSVVSMVPVIIVFLFLQKYIVAGIANTGIK, via the coding sequence ATGTCGCTCGTTGTCCTCATTCCGCTGGCTTGGACGTTCATCTCCAGCTTCAAGACGCCATCGGAGCTGGCCGCGCGCCCACCGAAACTGTTTCCGTCGAGTTGGAACTTCGACAACTACACCAACGCGCTCGCGCAGTTCGACTTCGGTACCTACATCGCCAACTCTGTCTTCGTGACGCTGACCGCCACGATTTTGACCGTGGTCATCAACGTCATGTGCGCATATGGCCTTGCGAAGTACAACTTCCGTGGCCGCAACCTGCTGTTCCTCGTCGTGCTCGCCACGATCATGGTGCCGCTCCAGGTGATCTTCATCCCCGTGTACCAGATGGCTGCGAGCCTCGGTCTGGTCAACAGCCTGTGGGGCATGATCATCCCGCCTGCCGCCACTCCGACGGGTGTGTTCCTCATTCGCCAATACATGCTGAGCATTCCCGATGAGCTGATCGAGGCCGCACGGGTTGACGGCTCGGGCGAATTCAACACGTTCCTGAGGGTTGTGGTGCCGCTGTGTGGGCCGCCGATCGCCGTCGTCACCATCTTCTCGATCATGTGGCGCTGGAACGACTTCCTCTGGCCGAAGATCATCGCCCAAGACAGCAACCTGTACACGCTGCCCGTCGCGCTGGCGCAGTTCAACAGCCAGCTGACAGTGCCGTTTAACTACCTGCTTGCTATGTCGGTGGTGTCGATGGTGCCGGTGATTATCGTGTTCCTCTTCCTGCAGAAGTACATCGTCGCGGGTATCGCCAATACCGGTATTAAGTGA
- a CDS encoding TIM-barrel domain-containing protein has protein sequence MEDLNEITGASVVDGHVEFTVEGGFTLRVEAYGPRLMRAWVTDGEPTVPRTWSIGPAARPDGTRPDAPFEGYPRSNPGGRDTVPVALEERDGEWIVDAGELRAVVRGAPLRVEWQQRMADAWVTVLADRDTGAYTVGSVSGRVSHYQQHRAGDRCFGLGEKAGSFERTGQKYEFRCLDALGYDALETDPLYKHWPFLIVRTAAGPFVGVFWDNTATTTMNVGQEKDNYHLPYRSWSAELGDIDYWVLVEHTPQALTAAFTDLIGGTSYPPTWSLGYSGSTMHYTDAPNAVEQVLGFLDECREHDIPVDLFQLSSGYTTIDGKRYVFNWNRDKFPDPKAFSDAFRAGGAHLAANIKPALLRDHPRYSEVRDLVVQGPDGPDMQMFWDDYGSNLDFTNPATIEWWRRGVREQLLEMGIEATWNDNNEFEVWDERATCFGFGQAIPMRAIRPVHTLLMVQSSAAEQREFSPDERQYLITRSGLPGVQRYAETWSGDNYSSWRTLRYNILMGLGMSVSGMLRVGHDVGGFAGNKPSPELFTRWVQNGALHPRFTIHSWHDDGTVNEPWMYPEQLPAIRQAMQLRYRLLPYFEHLSWRAHVANEPIIKPLAWGFPGDDEAWGEHTDFLLGDELLVASVVDEGETRHRVYLPDGGLGWYEFDRPGEFFEPGQWVELDAPLDRLPVLVRAGGAVPVGERMGYVSTTADTSRELLLFPAPGSATTRGQVYADDGHTHAWREGEYCLVDWEMTSDATTVRVVLRTSGSWKPAWGEIQPVLPAWETRELVIERV, from the coding sequence GTGGAGGACCTGAACGAGATCACGGGCGCGTCGGTTGTGGATGGGCACGTCGAGTTCACCGTCGAGGGCGGGTTCACGCTGCGCGTGGAGGCGTACGGGCCGAGGCTGATGCGGGCGTGGGTGACCGATGGGGAGCCGACGGTGCCTCGCACCTGGTCGATTGGCCCGGCCGCACGCCCCGACGGCACCCGCCCCGACGCGCCGTTCGAGGGATATCCGCGCTCGAACCCCGGCGGGCGCGACACCGTGCCGGTGGCGCTCGAGGAGCGCGACGGCGAGTGGATCGTCGACGCCGGCGAACTGCGCGCGGTGGTGCGCGGCGCGCCGCTGCGCGTCGAGTGGCAGCAGCGCATGGCCGACGCATGGGTCACCGTGCTGGCGGATCGCGACACGGGTGCCTACACCGTCGGATCTGTGTCGGGGCGGGTATCGCACTACCAGCAGCATCGCGCGGGCGATCGCTGTTTCGGGCTCGGGGAGAAGGCTGGCAGTTTCGAGCGCACCGGGCAGAAGTACGAGTTCCGGTGCCTGGACGCGCTCGGTTACGACGCGCTCGAGACCGACCCGCTGTACAAGCATTGGCCGTTCCTCATTGTGCGCACTGCCGCCGGGCCGTTCGTCGGAGTGTTTTGGGACAACACCGCGACGACAACGATGAACGTCGGTCAGGAGAAAGACAACTACCACCTGCCGTACCGCTCGTGGAGCGCCGAGCTGGGTGACATCGACTACTGGGTGCTCGTCGAACACACGCCGCAGGCGCTCACCGCGGCATTCACCGACCTCATCGGAGGCACGTCGTACCCACCCACTTGGAGCCTCGGATACTCCGGCTCGACGATGCACTACACGGATGCCCCCAACGCCGTCGAGCAGGTGCTCGGCTTCCTCGACGAGTGCCGCGAGCACGACATCCCCGTCGACCTCTTCCAACTCTCCAGCGGATACACCACCATCGACGGCAAGCGCTACGTCTTCAACTGGAACCGCGACAAGTTCCCCGACCCCAAGGCATTCTCCGACGCGTTCCGCGCCGGCGGCGCGCACTTGGCCGCGAACATCAAGCCCGCGCTGCTGCGCGATCACCCGCGCTACTCCGAGGTACGCGACCTCGTGGTGCAGGGCCCCGACGGCCCCGATATGCAGATGTTCTGGGACGACTACGGCTCCAACCTCGACTTCACCAACCCCGCGACGATCGAATGGTGGCGACGGGGCGTGCGCGAGCAGCTGCTGGAGATGGGCATCGAAGCCACCTGGAACGACAACAATGAGTTCGAGGTATGGGACGAGCGCGCCACCTGCTTCGGGTTCGGGCAGGCGATACCGATGCGCGCCATCCGCCCCGTGCACACCTTGCTGATGGTGCAGTCCTCCGCCGCGGAGCAGCGGGAATTCTCCCCTGACGAGCGCCAATACCTCATCACCCGATCGGGGCTGCCGGGCGTGCAGCGGTATGCGGAGACGTGGTCGGGCGACAACTACTCGTCGTGGCGAACCCTGCGTTACAACATACTCATGGGGCTCGGGATGTCCGTCTCCGGAATGCTGCGCGTCGGCCACGACGTCGGCGGTTTTGCCGGCAACAAGCCGTCGCCGGAGCTGTTCACTCGCTGGGTGCAAAACGGGGCCCTCCACCCGCGGTTCACTATCCATTCTTGGCACGACGACGGCACCGTCAACGAGCCGTGGATGTACCCCGAGCAACTCCCTGCCATCCGCCAGGCGATGCAGCTGCGCTACCGGCTCCTGCCCTACTTCGAACACCTCTCGTGGCGGGCGCACGTCGCCAACGAACCGATCATCAAGCCGTTGGCTTGGGGCTTCCCCGGCGACGACGAGGCGTGGGGCGAGCACACCGACTTCCTGCTGGGCGACGAGCTGCTGGTGGCGAGCGTCGTCGACGAGGGCGAGACGCGGCACCGCGTCTACCTCCCCGACGGTGGGCTCGGCTGGTACGAGTTCGACCGCCCCGGCGAGTTCTTCGAGCCCGGGCAGTGGGTGGAACTCGACGCCCCGCTCGACCGCCTGCCCGTGCTGGTGCGCGCCGGCGGGGCGGTGCCCGTCGGGGAGCGCATGGGATATGTGTCGACGACGGCGGACACCTCGCGTGAGCTGCTGCTGTTCCCGGCGCCGGGTTCGGCCACGACGCGCGGACAGGTGTACGCCGACGACGGCCACACCCACGCCTGGCGCGAGGGTGAGTATTGCCTTGTCGATTGGGAAATGACCTCGGACGCTACCACCGTGCGGGTGGTGCTGCGCACGTCGGGCAGCTGGAAGCCGGCCTGGGGTGAGATCCAGCCCGTGCTGCCCGCGTGGGAAACGCGCGAGCTCGTCATCGAACGGGTGTGA
- a CDS encoding FUSC family protein — protein sequence MSKVQEFFTMAPSRRDHIPAFRIAVGVALPLLTLLLLGRLDLAIYATFGSFTGIYARHESRRSRFLRQSFAGAMITVCIGIGATMGSLQVNSWTIMLVSSVVSAVTAMIAARFNLRPAGSVFFIFATAAVGGVHDGAPPLLAMLVAFLSAGVSVVFGAFAHLIGEGSLPNSAPMVTRHYKPSHLVGHGVRFFVAPFLAGTIGILSIDALPVLSHPYWAMVASVAPLISPYRRIRFMRAVHRIVGTLGGILIAAFLLSFPTEPWQLIVWIIVLQFLGEMYVTRNYSMGMLFITPMALMMTHLASSYPVGEMLVARAVETAIGAIVALGVVAWGYPSEHQPRIVRQVRNLTREDRLLLQLPGLTRK from the coding sequence ATGAGCAAGGTACAAGAGTTTTTCACGATGGCGCCGTCGCGCCGCGACCACATCCCAGCGTTCCGTATCGCCGTCGGTGTGGCGCTCCCCCTACTCACCTTGCTCCTCCTGGGCCGCCTTGACTTAGCGATTTACGCCACGTTCGGCTCCTTCACCGGCATCTACGCCCGCCACGAGTCTCGGCGATCCAGGTTCCTGCGCCAGTCGTTCGCGGGCGCCATGATCACCGTCTGTATCGGTATCGGCGCCACGATGGGCTCACTCCAGGTGAACTCGTGGACGATCATGCTCGTGAGCTCCGTCGTCTCGGCCGTGACGGCCATGATCGCTGCCCGGTTCAACCTTCGCCCTGCCGGATCCGTGTTCTTCATCTTCGCGACGGCTGCCGTCGGCGGTGTGCACGACGGCGCCCCGCCGCTGCTGGCGATGCTCGTCGCGTTCCTCTCCGCCGGCGTCTCCGTCGTCTTCGGTGCCTTCGCGCACCTCATCGGTGAGGGGTCGCTCCCCAACTCCGCACCCATGGTGACAAGGCACTACAAGCCGAGCCACCTCGTCGGGCACGGTGTGCGATTCTTCGTCGCCCCGTTCCTGGCAGGCACCATCGGCATCCTTTCCATCGACGCGTTGCCCGTGCTGTCGCATCCCTACTGGGCGATGGTGGCGTCGGTGGCGCCGCTCATTTCTCCGTACCGGCGCATCCGATTCATGCGCGCAGTGCACCGCATCGTCGGCACGCTGGGTGGCATCCTCATCGCGGCATTTCTGCTCTCGTTTCCGACTGAGCCGTGGCAGCTCATTGTGTGGATCATCGTGCTGCAGTTCCTGGGCGAGATGTACGTCACCCGCAACTACAGTATGGGCATGCTATTCATCACACCCATGGCGTTGATGATGACCCATCTCGCGTCGTCATACCCCGTCGGGGAGATGCTCGTCGCTCGAGCGGTAGAGACGGCGATCGGCGCAATCGTTGCGCTGGGCGTGGTGGCGTGGGGATACCCGTCGGAGCACCAGCCGCGCATCGTGCGGCAGGTGCGCAACCTCACTCGAGAAGACCGCCTGCTGCTGCAACTGCCGGGACTCACCAGAAAGTGA
- a CDS encoding nucleosidase yields the protein MTDLVLIAAPQEAAHLPSSVHVELIGIGMVPAAVATTRAILEHRPSRVVNLGSVGALDPSITGICHPSAVINRDINTDELRAAGLHIDDRIELGGDGPVLGSGDSFVAGGPARDELLRRCQIVDMEGFAVAHACRALDVELLMIKHVSDAADEAAVAWKDVVDRSARALADAYAELSS from the coding sequence ATGACTGACCTCGTCCTCATCGCAGCACCGCAAGAGGCCGCGCACCTGCCGAGCAGTGTCCATGTCGAGCTCATCGGCATCGGCATGGTCCCCGCAGCGGTTGCGACGACCCGCGCCATCCTCGAGCATCGACCGTCGCGGGTAGTGAACCTGGGTTCAGTGGGCGCCCTCGACCCGTCGATTACCGGCATCTGTCACCCGTCAGCCGTGATTAATCGCGACATCAATACCGACGAGCTGCGCGCCGCCGGGCTGCACATCGACGACCGCATCGAGCTGGGCGGCGACGGCCCCGTGCTCGGCTCCGGCGACTCGTTCGTCGCAGGCGGCCCGGCTCGCGACGAGCTGCTGCGTCGATGCCAGATCGTGGACATGGAGGGGTTCGCCGTCGCACACGCCTGCCGCGCGTTGGACGTCGAACTGCTCATGATCAAGCACGTCTCCGACGCTGCCGACGAGGCTGCCGTGGCGTGGAAGGACGTGGTCGACCGCTCCGCCCGGGCGCTCGCGGACGCGTACGCCGAGCTGTCGTCGTAG